The Erigeron canadensis isolate Cc75 chromosome 4, C_canadensis_v1, whole genome shotgun sequence genome window below encodes:
- the LOC122596945 gene encoding uncharacterized protein LOC122596945, whose translation MGRFRRVAEAFEMAARKVLDCDSSGSEHSPETMLDLSHLVNSFIENNNGAIDRDIDSKVNNESSSDVTDDDDDIKEMKESLKKLFRYGNNDLKRNVVLKVEKVWLGIKDNSLLGSKRHLMARLRDQGLDVGLCKSKWEKKGKLLSGDYEYIDVNVDGTRYIINVSLREEFEIARPTASYSSLLKVLPHISVSKVEEFKEIIKIMCKAVKKSMNQMKMTVPPWRRREYVQARWFGSYKRTTNEFPTKNTVDLNIINKTTTTGFLSIPSTCYGRYTENIGKKDFAFKMGNLAIAMIGAG comes from the exons ATGGGAAGATTTAGGAGAGTGGCGGAGGCCTTTGAGATGGCGGCCAGGAAGGTGCTAGATTGCGATAGCAGTGGGAGCGAGCATTCGCCAGAAACCATGTTGGATTTGTCTCATTTGGTTAACTCCTTCATCGAAAACAATAATGGTGCTATTGATAGGGATATTGATTCTAAAGTGAATAATGAATCTAGTTCTGATGtaactgatgatgatgatgacataAAGGAAATGAAAGAGTCGTTGAAGAAGTTGTTTCGATATGGAAACAATGATCTTAAAAGAAATGTTGTTTTAAAGGTTGAAAAAGTGTGGTTGGGCATCAAGGATAACTCATTGTTAGGATCTAAACGACACTTAATGGCTCGTTTACGTGATCAAGGTCTCGATGTTG GTCTTTGCAAATCCAAGTGGGAAAAGAAAGGGAAGCTACTCTCAGGTGATTATGAGTACATTGATGTTAATGTTGATGGAACACGTTACATAATCAATGTATCTCTCCGAGAAGAATTCGAGATAGCTAGGCCGACGGCTAGTTACTCCTCATTGCTCAAGGTTCTTCCTCACATATCGGTGAGCAAAGTGGAGGAGTTCAAAGAGATCATTAAAATAATGTGCAAAGCTGTTAAGAAGTCGATGAACCAAATGAAGATGACTGTGCCCCCATGGAGAAGACGTGAATACGTTCAAGCTAGATGGTTCGGATCTTACAAACGTACAACCAATGAGTTTCCTACTAAGAACACAGTAGATTTGAACATAATCAACAAGACAACTACTACTGGGTTTCTATCGATCCCTAGCACTTGCTATGGAAGATATACAGAAAATATTGGTAAGAAGGATTTTGCCTTCAAAATGGGCAATTTGGCCATAGCCATGATTGGAGCAGgctaa